AACGTTCAGCAGCAACCGCTGCCGATTACATCGTCTTTTGCGGTGTGCATTTTATGGCTGAAACGGCAGATATTTTAACGACAGATAGCCAAAAAGTAATATTGCCCGATATGCGCGCCGGTTGTTCCATGGCCGACATGGCAGACATCCATCAGACTGAACGTGCATGGGAAGCGCTCACCGACCAGTTTGGCGATACGATCTTGCCGCTCACGTACGTAAACAGCACTGCGGCGATCAAAGCCTTCTGCGGGCGACATGGTGGAGCGACGGTTACGTCATCAAACGCTTCGGGAATGATCGAAGAAGCACTCAGGCGGAAGGAACGGTTGTTATTTTTGCCGGATCAGCACCTCGGCCGTAACACTGCCTATGATCTCGGTATTCCACTCGAGCAGATGATCGTTTGGGACCCGATTCGAGAAACATTTGAAGGGGACGTCCATGATGATATTAAGGTGATTCTTTGGAAAGGTCATTGCTCGGTGCACGAGAAATTCACTGTCGATTATATGGAAAAACTACGTGGGGAATATGAAGACTTGCAAGTGATGGTGCACCCGGAATGTAGTTGGGAAGTCGTTCAGGCTGCGGACCGGGACGGATCAACGAAAAAAATCATTGATACCATTGCCGCGGCGCCATCCGGCACCACTTGGGCGATCGGGACGGAAATGAATCTCGTGCAACGGCTTGCGGATACCCATACGGATAAAACCATTGTGTCTTTAAACCCGAATATGTGCCCATGCCTCACCATGAATCGCATTGATCTTGCTCATTTCACGTGGTGCTTGGAAGAACTCGTGGAAGGCAGGGTCGTCAATCAGATCAGCGTCGATGAAGAGACGGCCACGGAAGCACGAACAGCCCTTGATCGTATGCTTCACACATTCGAAATATAAGGTGAACCCCCTCGATATTTCCCGGGAAATGTCGGGGGATTTTTCGAATCATGGGTCATGGTGTTAATTTCCGAATTAGTAGGGGGATCTTCCGAATGACCGGGAGGTATATCCTGAATAAATCGGATAGTTATTCCGAATCAACCGGATGACATTTCGAATAGATAGCAAGATAGTCTGAATAAGGAACTAGTACAAAATGGTTGAAACAAATGGCCACACCTATAAAAGACGACCATTATACGTCCAACGAAACGGCTTCGCCAGCAATCGATGATAATCATCGACATAGTGCGTCCATCGATAAGCCAAGTCTTCTACGGCATGGAAGCTGGCTCTTGGATTGATTCGATCACGGGATAGATATGCTAAACCAAATGTCAATTTGATTGAGCCATGAGCAGTGTTTCGGTGTATATGAATCGGATGCATGCTTCGGCCTCCCAGCACTCCAACACTCCTATGTCATGCCAATGCTTTCCTTGATTCGGCATAGTTGCTGTGCTTCCTTTCTCATGCCGAAGCCTAGGATGCTTCGACTTTCAAGTATGCCTTTGCGCCTTTGCCCCAATTTCATGCAATGTCGCCCTTTCTTCGACATATTTGTTGCTTTTCGTCCTCGTTCCATGCCGATGCCTTGTTTGTTTCGACTTCCGTACTCGTGCATATGGGTTAAATTGTCCACCTCCCCCTTGGCTCGTCGATTGTTTTGCATAGGGCGGGTGATATCAAACAAACATTTAGGTTTTGGTACCCCAACTGAGGGGGCCATTTATTTTAGCTAGTTCGATCGTGGGTCAGGCATCTTATTTCTAAGGTTCGGATACGTGGAGGATATGATTTCCCGCTACTATTTTCCTAGGCATAAGTGCATGATTGTGGTACAGTTTAAATAGGATAAAATGAAAGGGGAATCACCCATGAATAGCTTCCGGAGTTTTCTGTATAAATTCGCGCGTATTCTCGGGGATGTCAACGCAGTGAAAAAAGGGAGAGTCGGAAAGCGCATCGGGAGACGTGTCGCCGGTCGGGCAACTGGAAAAGGCCTGGGAAAGCTTTTTAAATAGTTAAACGCTAAACATCTGCGCAATGAATTACATGTTCGTGTGTAAATCATTGTGTTTTTTTATTGAAAACAGTCATGGGGAGGGGAAATGATGGAGGAACCTTTTCATAGCAGGGATGTTGCAAAGACAGAGCGGCTATTCACCATTCTTACTTTACTAAGGGAAAATGCGACGGTGACGGCAAGAGAGCTTGCTGAATATTGTCATACGACGGTGCGAACGATCTATCGGGATATGAAAGAGATTGATCAATTGGGGTATCAATACATCACGGAAGGCCAACATGGGTATCGCTTGCTTCAAAATCCAATGTCGCCAACGCGTTATCTGTCGAAAGAAGAATGGCTAGCGCTTACGGTTTATCCGCAAATGTCCCAGGACATGACGGTACGGGACCACCCATACCATCGCGCGTATCATTCCGGCATTGAAAAAATGAAAGAAATTACAAAAGACCGTGATTCCGGAGATGTAACGGCATTAAGGCAGGAACTTGGCAATCGCATTCGGTTTCATGACCAAGCTGGGGAAAAAGATACGAACCGTGTAATGCCGGCGCTTTTTCAATCAATCACGGAAAACCGGATGCTCGAAATCGAATATTACGCCATCTACCGTGATCAAGTTTCGGTCCGCAATATTCACCCTTATTACATTATTCCGCGCAGCGGTCATCTCTATGTCGTCGGTTATTGTGCCACTCGCGAAGACTATCGTATTTTTCGGCTGAATCGCATCCATGCCGCGCGGGTGCTGGATGAAACATTTACGATGGCAGAAGCGTTTGATATTGATGACTATCTATCCGCCCGTTGGTCGATTTTCGCCGACGATGAAGAAGAGACGACGTTCGTCGTACGTTTTCATGAAGACATTGCGCGCTACGTAAAGGAATTTAACTTTTACGCAGATACCGAATTGAGAACCGAAAACGACGGGTCATTACTGCTAACCACGACGTTACAAAGCAGCAAAGAATTTGTTCGTTGGGTGCGCGGGTTCGGTCTTGATGCTGAATTGCTGGAACCTCAATACATACGCGAAGAATTACACAACTTTCACAAACGGCAAAGCGAGCGGTACAAACCGTGATAAGAAGCTCCCGAAATCCTTGCTGGGAGTTCATATATTTTACAGCATAAAATAAATAAATTTTTTTCGCCCCCCTGACAGTAGTTGTCACCTCTCTTCTTATAATAGGAAACAGATCAACGAAATCATTTATAGGGGGAAATGAATTATGAAAAAATGGATGGTAACACTTGGACTCAGTATGACGTTAGTGGCAGTTACTGCCTGTGGGGCGAGTGAAAGTGACCAAGAAGACGGCAATGGAGAAGATCTTTCAGCGGAAGAGAACGAGGCCGAATCAGACGGCAAAGAAGCGGAAGAGGAAAATGATGAAAATGAGGAAGAAGAAAACGAGGCTGAAGAGGAAGCCCTTGAAGAGCAAACATTTGCCGTGGGGGACACGGTAGAACATGACGATTACGGGTTGACGGTGGGCAGTGTAGAGTTTTCTTCGGGTGACGAGATTGACAATCCTGACTCCGGAAACGAGTATGTGATTGTGGAAATGACG
The Salicibibacter kimchii DNA segment above includes these coding regions:
- a CDS encoding helix-turn-helix transcriptional regulator codes for the protein MEEPFHSRDVAKTERLFTILTLLRENATVTARELAEYCHTTVRTIYRDMKEIDQLGYQYITEGQHGYRLLQNPMSPTRYLSKEEWLALTVYPQMSQDMTVRDHPYHRAYHSGIEKMKEITKDRDSGDVTALRQELGNRIRFHDQAGEKDTNRVMPALFQSITENRMLEIEYYAIYRDQVSVRNIHPYYIIPRSGHLYVVGYCATREDYRIFRLNRIHAARVLDETFTMAEAFDIDDYLSARWSIFADDEEETTFVVRFHEDIARYVKEFNFYADTELRTENDGSLLLTTTLQSSKEFVRWVRGFGLDAELLEPQYIREELHNFHKRQSERYKP
- the nadA gene encoding quinolinate synthase NadA; translation: MSLLDAIKKEAMPEKYQKIDEQTLQARAWEARQKLGERLFIPGHHYQRDEIIAFADASGDSLQLAQRSAATAADYIVFCGVHFMAETADILTTDSQKVILPDMRAGCSMADMADIHQTERAWEALTDQFGDTILPLTYVNSTAAIKAFCGRHGGATVTSSNASGMIEEALRRKERLLFLPDQHLGRNTAYDLGIPLEQMIVWDPIRETFEGDVHDDIKVILWKGHCSVHEKFTVDYMEKLRGEYEDLQVMVHPECSWEVVQAADRDGSTKKIIDTIAAAPSGTTWAIGTEMNLVQRLADTHTDKTIVSLNPNMCPCLTMNRIDLAHFTWCLEELVEGRVVNQISVDEETATEARTALDRMLHTFEI
- a CDS encoding DUF4352 domain-containing protein, with the protein product MKKWMVTLGLSMTLVAVTACGASESDQEDGNGEDLSAEENEAESDGKEAEEENDENEEEENEAEEEALEEQTFAVGDTVEHDDYGLTVGSVEFSSGDEIDNPDSGNEYVIVEMTIDNDGDDTISYNPYHFSIQNSDGNITDQAFTTIDSDTSLSSGDLAPDGTVSGTVVFEAPEDDPELTLIFEPSFWSADEVRINLNE